In Leptospira sp. WS58.C1, a single genomic region encodes these proteins:
- a CDS encoding adenylosuccinate synthase, giving the protein MPATLVVGTQWGDEGKAKVIDYLSKDTDIIVRYQGGANAGHTVVVHGKKYVFHLVPSGVIYDQTICVIGNGVVLDPMFFIEECDKLQAEGFPVYEKLLISDACHLLFPFHGLIDSARESSCAPDRKIGTTKKGIGICYADKMMRIGLRVGDLLENDFETRLQHLVDEKNKELVKLYDVEEISTKEILENIKRFYSKIQKNIINTPYYLESQLKAGKKVLLEGAQGTGLDVDFGTYPYVTSSNPTTGGAFIGSGIAFHHLKNVIGITKAYTTRVGEGPFPTELHGEEGEKLRTLGAEYGATTGRPRRCGWFDTEVLRHAVRINGLTSIALTKIDVLSAYDKIPVAVAYERNGKKLDCFPSQGLDQVKVIYEEFPGWKTDITGIGEFDKLPSTCKDYIRALEKLIGVRIDLISTGPDRKDTIASGF; this is encoded by the coding sequence ATGCCCGCAACATTAGTGGTCGGAACCCAATGGGGGGACGAAGGGAAAGCAAAAGTAATCGATTACCTTTCCAAAGATACGGATATCATAGTACGTTACCAGGGCGGAGCCAACGCTGGACATACAGTGGTGGTTCACGGTAAAAAATACGTTTTTCATTTGGTCCCTTCCGGAGTCATCTACGACCAAACCATCTGTGTGATCGGAAACGGCGTGGTCTTAGATCCTATGTTCTTTATAGAAGAATGTGACAAACTTCAGGCGGAAGGTTTTCCAGTGTATGAAAAACTTTTGATCAGCGATGCTTGCCACTTACTTTTTCCATTCCATGGACTCATTGATTCCGCTAGAGAAAGTTCCTGTGCTCCGGATCGTAAGATCGGTACCACTAAAAAAGGGATCGGTATCTGTTATGCAGATAAGATGATGAGGATCGGCCTTAGGGTAGGGGATCTTCTCGAAAACGATTTCGAGACCAGACTACAACATCTGGTGGATGAAAAAAATAAAGAGCTCGTTAAACTCTATGATGTAGAAGAGATCTCCACCAAAGAAATTTTAGAGAATATAAAAAGATTTTATTCTAAGATCCAAAAGAATATTATAAATACTCCGTATTATTTGGAATCCCAATTGAAGGCCGGTAAAAAAGTTCTCTTGGAAGGTGCACAAGGAACCGGATTGGATGTGGACTTTGGTACATATCCGTATGTGACTAGTTCCAATCCGACAACGGGTGGAGCGTTCATCGGATCCGGAATCGCATTCCATCATCTGAAAAACGTGATCGGAATTACGAAAGCCTATACCACCAGAGTGGGAGAAGGTCCTTTTCCTACGGAACTTCACGGAGAAGAAGGAGAAAAACTCAGAACTCTCGGTGCGGAATACGGCGCTACTACCGGAAGACCTAGACGCTGCGGTTGGTTCGATACGGAAGTACTCAGACATGCCGTCCGTATCAACGGACTTACATCCATTGCACTTACTAAGATAGATGTTCTTTCCGCTTACGATAAAATTCCTGTGGCAGTTGCTTACGAAAGGAACGGTAAAAAACTGGATTGTTTCCCTTCTCAAGGACTAGATCAAGTAAAGGTGATTTACGAAGAATTTCCCGGTTGGAAAACCGATATCACCGGGATCGGAGAGTTCGATAAACTTCCTTCCACTTGTAAGGACTATATCCGTGCCTTGGAAAAATTGATAGGAGTTCGTATCGATTTGATCTCCACCGGACCGGACAGAAAGGATACGATCGCTTCCGGATTCTAA
- a CDS encoding PP2C family protein-serine/threonine phosphatase — translation MDREKQESQLNYSDYSILAVDDSDINLKLLVHTLKPLGFQVLTAMNTEEARTLLATNQVDILLLDVSMPGQDGFSFCKELREIDRFNLLPILFITAYNRELGFDEAITHGGDDFLHKPFQPKELVAKIRAFIRIKNLQDELLHQKKKYEKELVMARRVQQELVPEKQLEWNGFSVNSVFHPLMQIGGDFIDAWIEEDKLHVFIADCSGHGPSAALLSAMVKMQVSNLGRSNTLVEKVKTLRQQLEKILPEDFSITFFYGILDKKGNFEYANGGHPPPLLYNNGNVEELPGMGPLIIPIELGTEDEFRSVVLEKGTSLLLYTDGATEITDENYNILGEESLKKILKEAVESKEDILNFSLEKILAHSGNMTHDDDIALMVIQG, via the coding sequence GTGGATAGAGAGAAGCAAGAGAGCCAATTGAATTATTCCGACTATTCCATCCTTGCGGTCGATGATTCGGATATTAATCTTAAACTTCTGGTTCATACTTTAAAACCTCTGGGCTTCCAAGTTTTAACTGCGATGAATACGGAAGAAGCTCGCACACTTCTCGCAACCAATCAGGTGGACATACTTCTTCTGGACGTGAGTATGCCCGGCCAGGACGGATTTTCTTTCTGTAAAGAGCTCCGAGAGATAGATAGATTCAATCTTCTTCCTATATTATTCATCACAGCTTATAACAGAGAATTGGGATTCGACGAGGCGATCACCCACGGTGGAGACGACTTTCTTCATAAACCTTTTCAACCGAAAGAATTAGTCGCAAAGATCAGAGCGTTTATCCGGATCAAAAATCTTCAGGACGAACTTTTGCACCAAAAGAAGAAGTACGAAAAGGAACTGGTCATGGCGAGAAGGGTGCAGCAAGAACTCGTACCCGAAAAACAATTAGAGTGGAACGGCTTTAGTGTAAATTCAGTCTTTCATCCTTTGATGCAGATCGGTGGCGATTTCATCGACGCATGGATAGAAGAAGATAAACTTCATGTGTTTATCGCGGATTGTTCCGGCCATGGTCCATCGGCCGCCCTTCTTTCCGCAATGGTAAAGATGCAGGTTTCTAATTTAGGAAGAAGTAATACTCTTGTGGAAAAAGTTAAAACTCTTCGACAACAATTGGAAAAGATCCTGCCGGAGGATTTTTCCATCACATTCTTTTACGGTATCTTAGATAAAAAAGGCAATTTCGAATATGCCAATGGAGGTCATCCACCTCCGTTATTGTACAATAACGGCAATGTAGAAGAATTGCCAGGCATGGGACCTCTTATTATTCCGATTGAGCTTGGAACGGAGGATGAGTTCAGGTCCGTGGTCCTGGAAAAAGGCACTTCTCTATTACTTTACACGGATGGGGCCACTGAAATAACGGATGAGAACTATAATATTTTGGGCGAAGAAAGTCTGAAAAAGATCCTGAAAGAAGCCGTGGAATCCAAGGAAGACATATTAAATTTTTCTTTGGAAAAAATACTAGCACATTCGGGAAATATGACCCACGACGATGATATCGCTCTCATGGTTATCCAAGGATGA
- a CDS encoding tetratricopeptide repeat protein, with the protein MRTISLLKEYLQGLNFAKPLCILLFLIFPNIAYAQFKIGDSEYAGILWGENDFLDPEFYQDGSLARSEQDFIVAAGRHWKGAPPPSKASFEYEGKQITNCGIFNNEAVGLLQSADPKKREKAISMLEAGMRFDPSFFAFRYNLGRAYHIEKKYQKAIFQYEYAIAEVPKYYRTYLHLGVLYELLNEQIQAVIYYKKAVELNQFQTEALVLLAEHYIKTDLKNRAQIYIKKALSIDQNSPDAKLGLARLEIMGGRDYYAYKIFRNTDLYDDQGKKRPYNKKFHFYFAETASKIGDYVTAAKEYEELLKYPNDPFFTEFSLKIIERRRDLAKRFAEIKAADEEAEKEEGQ; encoded by the coding sequence ATGAGGACAATTTCCCTTTTAAAAGAGTATTTACAAGGCTTAAATTTTGCCAAGCCACTCTGCATATTGCTGTTCTTGATCTTTCCCAATATCGCTTACGCACAATTCAAGATCGGAGACTCGGAGTACGCAGGGATACTCTGGGGAGAGAATGATTTTTTAGATCCTGAGTTTTACCAAGACGGGAGCCTGGCCCGCTCCGAACAGGACTTTATAGTGGCAGCCGGCAGACATTGGAAAGGAGCCCCCCCTCCTTCCAAAGCAAGTTTTGAATACGAAGGCAAACAGATCACAAATTGCGGGATCTTTAACAATGAAGCAGTTGGGTTATTACAGTCCGCAGATCCTAAAAAAAGAGAGAAGGCGATCTCCATGTTGGAAGCCGGGATGAGATTCGATCCTTCCTTCTTCGCCTTCAGATACAATTTAGGAAGAGCCTATCATATAGAAAAAAAATACCAAAAAGCGATATTCCAATACGAGTACGCGATCGCGGAAGTCCCTAAATATTACAGAACTTATTTACATTTGGGAGTCCTTTACGAACTTCTAAACGAACAGATCCAAGCAGTCATATATTATAAAAAAGCGGTGGAGCTGAACCAGTTCCAAACGGAGGCCTTGGTGCTTCTTGCGGAACATTATATCAAAACCGATCTGAAAAATAGGGCCCAGATTTATATTAAAAAAGCGTTATCCATAGACCAGAATAGCCCCGATGCTAAGCTCGGTTTAGCCCGCCTGGAGATTATGGGAGGAAGAGATTACTACGCGTATAAGATCTTCCGGAACACGGATCTTTACGACGACCAAGGGAAGAAGCGACCTTATAATAAAAAATTCCATTTCTACTTCGCGGAAACAGCAAGTAAGATAGGCGATTATGTCACGGCCGCAAAAGAATATGAAGAGTTGCTAAAATACCCAAACGACCCTTTTTTTACGGAATTCTCCCTGAAAATTATAGAAAGAAGAAGGGACCTGGCAAAAAGGTTCGCGGAAATCAAGGCCGCAGACGAGGAAGCGGAGAAGGAAGAAGGGCAATAA
- a CDS encoding ATP-binding cassette domain-containing protein gives MSEKKEPIIVLEEVSLTSSERTYLSGVNLQVEAGEFLGILGRSGSGKSTLLRLILDLPLPSSWKKTGRIRIFGKSKQEVPAKWIQPVFQDPVLGFNPIWTLEKSLREPLQLFKEENLYVSLLEKWLPLLGLEAKDRNRLPSFFSGGELQRFSLLRALLCRPKILCLDEATSALDPILNHQVLQALSELNKKEGVTILWVTHNVKSAGKFCSRVLELEKLSRIPIDSQ, from the coding sequence GTGTCCGAGAAAAAAGAACCGATCATCGTTCTGGAAGAAGTTTCCCTCACTTCTTCCGAAAGGACCTACTTGTCGGGGGTGAACCTTCAAGTTGAGGCAGGAGAATTTCTCGGAATTTTGGGCCGTTCCGGTTCCGGAAAGTCCACACTCTTACGACTTATATTAGACCTTCCGCTCCCATCCTCCTGGAAAAAAACAGGCCGCATTCGGATATTCGGAAAATCCAAACAAGAAGTTCCTGCCAAATGGATACAACCGGTCTTCCAAGATCCTGTTTTGGGTTTTAATCCCATTTGGACCTTGGAAAAAAGTTTAAGAGAACCTTTACAATTATTCAAAGAAGAAAACCTATACGTGTCTTTGTTGGAAAAATGGCTTCCGCTCTTAGGCTTGGAAGCTAAGGATCGAAATCGTCTTCCTTCTTTTTTTTCGGGAGGGGAATTACAAAGATTTTCACTTCTTCGCGCGTTACTTTGTCGTCCTAAAATTTTATGTTTGGATGAGGCTACTTCCGCCTTAGATCCTATCTTGAATCATCAGGTTTTACAAGCTCTCTCCGAGCTGAATAAGAAAGAGGGGGTGACCATTCTTTGGGTGACCCATAATGTAAAATCGGCGGGAAAATTCTGTTCTAGGGTTTTAGAATTGGAGAAGTTAAGTCGTATTCCGATAGACTCTCAATAA
- a CDS encoding hydroxymethylglutaryl-CoA lyase translates to MSLKITEVGPRDGLQNEKSEVPTKDKLVYIQKLVAAGLKHIEATSFVKKENIPQLGDAKELSASLDLKGDVHFSALTPNLKGYQAATSSGFKEVAVFTAASESFTKKNINRSIQESIDGFKEIFAEAKKDGVLVRGYVSTVIDCPYEGKIDPKKVLEVSKILLDQGAYEISLGETIGTAVPAEVENLLNILLKEIPANKLAGHFHDTYGMAISNVQKSYELGIRSFDSSSGGLGGCPYAKGASGNLATEDLVYFFHKSGIQTGIDLSKLLEASAFMEGILQRKLASRSYIALRAKVAS, encoded by the coding sequence ATGAGTTTGAAAATTACGGAAGTAGGACCAAGAGATGGACTCCAAAATGAAAAGTCGGAGGTCCCCACAAAAGATAAACTAGTTTATATTCAAAAACTGGTTGCAGCCGGCCTAAAACATATAGAGGCCACTTCTTTCGTAAAAAAAGAAAATATTCCACAATTGGGAGACGCAAAAGAACTCTCCGCCTCTTTGGATCTGAAAGGAGATGTTCACTTTAGCGCGCTCACTCCGAATCTTAAAGGTTACCAAGCTGCAACCTCTTCCGGATTTAAAGAAGTAGCGGTATTCACAGCCGCCTCGGAATCATTCACTAAAAAAAATATCAATCGTAGCATCCAAGAGTCCATAGATGGATTTAAGGAAATTTTTGCGGAAGCAAAAAAAGACGGGGTATTAGTAAGAGGTTATGTTTCTACAGTAATCGATTGTCCTTACGAAGGAAAAATCGATCCGAAAAAGGTTTTAGAAGTTTCTAAAATACTTTTGGACCAAGGAGCGTACGAGATCTCGCTGGGAGAAACAATCGGCACGGCAGTCCCCGCAGAAGTGGAAAATTTACTCAACATTCTTCTGAAAGAAATCCCTGCGAATAAATTGGCAGGACATTTTCATGATACCTATGGAATGGCGATCTCGAACGTCCAAAAATCCTATGAGTTAGGAATTCGATCCTTCGATTCTTCTTCCGGAGGACTCGGAGGTTGTCCGTATGCGAAAGGCGCATCCGGAAACTTGGCTACAGAGGATTTGGTTTACTTCTTCCATAAGTCGGGAATCCAAACCGGAATAGATCTCTCAAAATTATTAGAGGCTTCCGCATTTATGGAAGGGATCTTACAAAGAAAACTAGCTTCTCGTTCCTATATCGCATTAAGAGCAAAAGTGGCTTCTTAA
- a CDS encoding M48 family metallopeptidase: MDFVYPENPLNVPNDLTIPTKNQKRNLWLSVAGLVGFAIVYIAIATWFTWATFYLVSEGLHSRNSNLFTFISALASGMIAFFMIKALFFVKKGEISQEYEVKEESEPKLFRFLYRLADETGAPRPHRVFLSSRVNACVFYDLSILNFFFPSKKNLEIGLGLVNVLTISELKAVLAHEFGHFAQKSMAVGNWVYIAQQIAAHIIARRDALDDFLKSWSYTDPRLAWIFWILRLAIWSLRASLESIFNLVLIAQHALSREMEFQADLVAVSVTGSDALIHALHKLQAADSTWDSAQNFFYRQAQEYKATANIFNVHLRTIDHMGRILNDPGFCRVAILPDTNPSEHRVFTTDIAQPPKMWATHPYNHERENNAKRRYIPAKLDDRESWVIFDNPEELKANFMKKLLLNFPEEVSNDEGLLGKLDEEYQQEYLNSKYRGAYLGRSFTLYAEKPENFLDHKIESLSKTLGELYPPSLSEDLEKLRNLERELGLLSALKDGFLVPPDGIIRFRGNEIRKRELPKVIESIREEYEQVLGKVSEHDKLCHSAFFQAAKEIGKGWPEYLSGLLEVLHYADHSRTDVDDARGLLNNVYAVVTADRDVSSRELDRLVKAGTELFNALEIVFRNAEKIELDSVLLERLGVDSWASGLGKFGFVPPTRENMNEWLKVVDSWIDLTYNSLSQLRYTSLEELLNVEAKILNWTLDKKAKVEPAPKASVPVKDYPKLTPGKERKLQRRLGLWDRFQTADGFIPGLLRFSASSAIIGGIFYSTVHWILVL, from the coding sequence ATGGATTTTGTATATCCCGAAAACCCGCTTAATGTTCCGAATGATCTGACGATCCCTACTAAAAATCAGAAAAGAAATCTATGGTTGTCCGTAGCCGGTCTTGTCGGATTCGCAATCGTGTATATTGCGATCGCTACTTGGTTTACATGGGCCACTTTTTATTTGGTTTCGGAAGGTCTCCATTCTCGAAATTCGAATCTATTTACTTTTATTTCCGCCTTGGCTTCCGGTATGATCGCTTTTTTTATGATTAAGGCATTGTTCTTTGTAAAGAAAGGAGAAATTTCCCAAGAATATGAGGTAAAGGAAGAAAGTGAACCTAAACTATTTCGATTCCTTTATAGATTAGCGGATGAAACTGGGGCGCCTAGGCCTCATAGAGTGTTTCTTTCCTCAAGGGTCAATGCTTGCGTATTCTATGATCTATCCATTTTGAATTTTTTCTTCCCATCCAAAAAAAATTTGGAGATCGGTCTCGGGCTTGTGAATGTGCTTACGATCAGTGAACTCAAAGCGGTGCTGGCCCACGAATTCGGACATTTTGCTCAAAAAAGTATGGCGGTAGGAAATTGGGTTTATATCGCTCAGCAAATTGCCGCTCATATCATTGCAAGACGGGATGCTTTAGACGATTTCCTGAAAAGTTGGTCTTATACGGATCCTAGGCTAGCCTGGATCTTTTGGATTTTGCGTTTGGCAATTTGGTCTTTGAGAGCCTCTTTGGAATCTATTTTCAATTTGGTACTCATCGCTCAGCATGCACTTTCCAGAGAAATGGAGTTCCAGGCGGATTTGGTTGCCGTCTCCGTAACCGGGAGCGATGCCTTGATCCATGCATTACATAAATTGCAAGCAGCAGATTCTACTTGGGATAGCGCTCAGAACTTTTTTTACAGACAAGCGCAAGAGTATAAGGCCACTGCGAATATTTTCAACGTTCATTTACGTACTATAGATCATATGGGTAGAATTTTGAACGATCCGGGTTTTTGCAGAGTGGCTATTCTTCCGGACACAAATCCGAGCGAACATCGGGTTTTTACAACAGATATTGCACAACCTCCCAAGATGTGGGCAACACATCCTTATAATCATGAGCGGGAGAATAACGCTAAAAGAAGATATATCCCTGCGAAACTGGATGATAGGGAAAGCTGGGTGATCTTCGACAATCCGGAAGAATTGAAGGCAAATTTTATGAAAAAACTTCTTCTAAATTTTCCGGAAGAAGTATCCAACGACGAAGGGTTGCTTGGAAAGCTGGATGAGGAATACCAACAAGAATATTTGAATAGTAAATACCGAGGAGCGTATCTAGGACGTTCCTTTACCCTTTATGCGGAGAAGCCGGAAAATTTTTTGGATCACAAGATCGAGTCCCTTTCCAAAACTTTGGGAGAATTATATCCTCCTAGCTTATCCGAAGATTTGGAAAAGTTAAGGAATTTGGAAAGAGAACTTGGGTTACTCTCCGCATTAAAAGACGGATTTTTAGTGCCGCCGGATGGGATCATTCGATTTCGAGGGAACGAAATTAGAAAGAGAGAATTGCCTAAGGTAATCGAATCGATTCGGGAAGAATACGAACAGGTTTTGGGAAAAGTTTCTGAACACGATAAACTTTGCCATTCGGCATTTTTTCAGGCAGCAAAGGAAATCGGAAAAGGTTGGCCGGAATATTTATCCGGACTATTGGAAGTATTACATTATGCGGATCATTCTAGAACGGATGTGGACGATGCTCGAGGATTGTTGAACAACGTGTATGCAGTTGTGACTGCGGATAGAGATGTGAGTTCCAGAGAATTGGATCGATTAGTTAAAGCAGGTACCGAACTTTTTAATGCTTTAGAGATCGTTTTCAGAAACGCGGAAAAAATAGAATTGGATTCTGTACTTTTAGAACGTTTGGGAGTGGATTCTTGGGCCTCCGGACTGGGGAAATTCGGCTTTGTACCTCCAACACGGGAAAATATGAACGAATGGTTAAAAGTCGTGGACTCTTGGATAGATCTCACGTATAACTCTTTGTCGCAATTACGTTATACTTCCTTGGAAGAGTTACTTAATGTGGAAGCTAAGATCCTGAATTGGACTTTGGACAAAAAAGCAAAAGTGGAGCCCGCTCCGAAAGCATCCGTACCGGTGAAAGATTATCCTAAACTGACTCCCGGTAAGGAAAGAAAATTGCAAAGGAGACTCGGGTTATGGGATCGATTCCAGACTGCAGATGGATTCATTCCGGGTTTACTCCGATTCTCGGCATCTTCTGCGATAATCGGCGGGATCTTTTACTCTACGGTCCATTGGATCTTAGTTTTATAA
- a CDS encoding TIGR02757 family protein — translation MPPSTLPKEKNLKKSFDLLYRNYTKPEFLDSDPLFLCYLYESQEDREFVGLLSALFAYGNVTAIRGFLSRLLEPMGKRPKEYLLNHGTKIWKNKLGPYRFQKEKDILLFLQAIRLAYLEIERSGEKFLESWFSPIHPKDTGLEKRISGFQSRLSEILRSLDPGWKSYGLGFLIGLGNPKSAHKRYCMFLRWMVRKEEPDLGLYKNIQAFELLFPLDTHINRLSNILGITERRTSDLKKSREVTDYFQKFYPEDPLRMDFALCRLGILRKCKSVYIAELCESCDLKKVCRIYGKKKKRVGTATEN, via the coding sequence ATGCCTCCTTCTACCCTGCCAAAAGAGAAAAACCTCAAAAAAAGTTTCGATCTTTTGTACAGAAATTATACCAAACCTGAATTCTTAGACTCCGATCCGTTATTTTTATGTTATCTTTACGAATCACAGGAAGACAGGGAATTCGTAGGACTGTTATCCGCGTTATTCGCCTATGGGAATGTGACCGCGATCCGGGGTTTTCTTTCAAGACTTTTGGAACCGATGGGTAAACGACCCAAAGAATATCTATTAAATCATGGAACCAAGATCTGGAAAAACAAATTAGGACCTTATCGTTTCCAAAAAGAGAAGGATATTCTTCTATTCTTACAAGCGATCCGATTGGCTTACTTGGAAATAGAAAGATCGGGGGAAAAATTTTTAGAATCCTGGTTTAGTCCGATCCATCCTAAAGATACAGGTTTAGAAAAAAGGATCTCCGGTTTTCAATCCAGGCTTTCCGAAATTTTACGTTCATTGGATCCGGGTTGGAAGTCCTACGGTTTGGGCTTTTTGATCGGGCTCGGAAATCCTAAATCGGCACATAAACGTTATTGTATGTTCTTACGATGGATGGTCCGTAAAGAAGAACCGGACCTGGGTTTGTACAAGAACATACAGGCATTCGAATTATTATTTCCTTTAGATACTCATATCAATCGTCTTTCTAATATTTTGGGAATTACGGAAAGAAGGACTTCCGATCTCAAAAAATCCAGAGAGGTCACCGATTATTTCCAAAAGTTTTATCCGGAAGATCCGTTGAGAATGGACTTTGCTCTTTGTAGGCTTGGGATCTTACGTAAATGTAAAAGTGTTTATATCGCCGAGCTATGTGAGTCTTGCGATTTGAAAAAAGTCTGTAGGATTTATGGGAAGAAAAAGAAGAGAGTTGGTACCGCCACGGAGAATTGA
- a CDS encoding heme exporter protein CcmB, with translation MKAILALIRKEFRLLGKASNGILSLLVLVSAMVFLFHYALERNGKIDLIALIGLKWAILFVASFVLVGQFTWEEREAGGGTASRLFISPWVLYFSKSILVFIALAAAAIYLMGLFALMFSSFPADINEFGRQIVFFFPGLLCLSFLGVCLSHISLSSRLKEILLPLLLVPLSIPVFLYGMEAERKFISQPFSALVGSFSLILAFAVFYGSMGALLVEMTSDE, from the coding sequence ATGAAAGCGATCTTAGCTCTGATCAGAAAAGAGTTCCGTCTATTGGGAAAAGCAAGTAATGGGATCTTATCATTACTCGTTTTAGTTTCCGCGATGGTGTTTTTATTCCATTATGCATTGGAAAGGAACGGAAAAATAGATCTGATCGCGCTCATCGGATTAAAATGGGCAATACTATTTGTCGCCTCATTCGTATTAGTCGGGCAATTCACCTGGGAAGAAAGAGAAGCGGGTGGGGGAACCGCAAGTAGACTATTCATTTCTCCTTGGGTTTTATATTTTTCTAAATCGATCTTAGTGTTCATCGCATTGGCTGCAGCCGCGATCTATTTGATGGGGCTTTTCGCATTGATGTTTTCCTCGTTTCCCGCGGATATAAACGAATTCGGAAGACAGATCGTATTTTTCTTTCCCGGTCTATTATGCCTTTCTTTCTTGGGAGTTTGTCTTTCCCATATCAGTTTATCTTCCCGTTTGAAAGAGATCCTTCTACCGTTGCTGCTCGTACCTCTTTCAATTCCGGTATTTTTGTATGGAATGGAAGCGGAGAGAAAATTTATCTCCCAACCTTTTTCCGCCTTGGTCGGTTCTTTTTCTCTAATTTTGGCGTTCGCAGTTTTTTACGGATCTATGGGTGCACTTCTGGTAGAAATGACTTCCGACGAATAG
- the ccsA gene encoding cytochrome c biogenesis protein CcsA, whose translation MNIRLLHPAWDWILSLLFLSIFPFAVLLGLYYPNVILEQGISHRIFYFHVPVAWVALYGPGISSICAVAYLVTKNRTWDTLSLSANKISLLFAIGVLFSGPIWAYLAWGTPWDTTDARLNSFFVLVLSLVAYFLLRFLVLDQTKKYIFSAFLSLFCSVNAILTWGAIRWMDNPGNHPSSVLGKKGMDPDMRISFWLGILAYHLLFLILYRLVYRLDKIKAVREELSD comes from the coding sequence ATGAATATTCGCCTCCTGCATCCCGCCTGGGACTGGATACTCTCTCTTTTGTTTTTATCGATTTTTCCGTTTGCGGTGCTTCTGGGTTTATATTATCCCAATGTGATCTTAGAGCAGGGAATTTCTCACAGGATTTTTTATTTTCATGTGCCAGTCGCTTGGGTTGCGTTGTATGGTCCCGGAATTTCTTCCATTTGTGCGGTCGCTTATTTGGTGACCAAAAATCGAACCTGGGATACACTTTCCCTTTCCGCAAATAAGATCTCCCTTTTGTTTGCGATCGGTGTTCTATTCTCCGGACCGATCTGGGCATACTTGGCTTGGGGAACTCCTTGGGATACGACTGACGCTCGTTTAAATTCTTTTTTCGTTTTAGTGCTCAGCCTTGTGGCGTATTTTCTATTACGGTTTTTGGTCCTGGACCAAACGAAAAAGTATATCTTCTCCGCTTTTTTAAGTTTGTTCTGCAGTGTGAACGCAATCTTAACCTGGGGAGCCATTCGTTGGATGGATAATCCTGGAAATCACCCTTCTTCCGTATTGGGAAAGAAGGGAATGGATCCCGATATGAGGATCTCTTTTTGGTTAGGGATTTTGGCCTATCACCTACTTTTTCTGATCTTATACAGGTTAGTCTACCGTTTGGATAAGATCAAAGCGGTCCGAGAAGAATTGTCTGATTGA
- a CDS encoding ABC transporter ATP-binding protein — MVSSQTSIPVLECSGLSYSIGRKSVLKNVSFSVFPNEVLFVRGMNGSGKTTLLKSILQHDKFKDRIKFPSFSPKLSYLGHDLGLYTTLSLEENLEYFRGIAGDCRPEDQIVSWLKDFRLWQRRKDPVSSFSRGMKQKAALVRALLPNVDLYLLDEPLTALDSEGESKARAVLENVLDTSSIIMVTHDPNFSLNAKFRLLELGENSK, encoded by the coding sequence TTGGTCTCATCGCAAACATCGATCCCAGTATTGGAATGTTCCGGCCTATCGTACAGTATCGGACGAAAATCGGTTTTAAAGAACGTTTCCTTCTCCGTTTTTCCGAACGAGGTTTTATTTGTGAGAGGAATGAACGGCTCCGGAAAGACCACGCTTCTCAAGTCCATTTTGCAACACGATAAATTCAAGGACCGGATCAAATTCCCTTCTTTTTCGCCTAAACTTTCTTACCTGGGGCATGATCTGGGTTTATATACTACCTTAAGTCTGGAAGAAAATCTGGAATATTTCAGAGGTATCGCGGGAGATTGCCGTCCCGAAGACCAGATCGTTTCCTGGCTGAAAGATTTTCGTCTTTGGCAAAGAAGAAAGGACCCTGTTTCTTCTTTTTCGCGGGGAATGAAACAGAAAGCGGCACTTGTCCGTGCTCTTTTGCCTAACGTGGATCTCTATCTTTTGGACGAACCGTTGACCGCTTTGGACAGCGAGGGAGAATCCAAGGCAAGAGCCGTTTTAGAGAATGTGTTGGATACTTCTTCCATTATCATGGTGACCCACGATCCTAATTTTAGTTTAAATGCAAAATTTAGACTTTTGGAATTGGGAGAAAATTCCAAATGA